A single window of Scylla paramamosain isolate STU-SP2022 chromosome 41, ASM3559412v1, whole genome shotgun sequence DNA harbors:
- the LOC135092804 gene encoding LOW QUALITY PROTEIN: myosin-14-like (The sequence of the model RefSeq protein was modified relative to this genomic sequence to represent the inferred CDS: inserted 1 base in 1 codon), whose translation MQGDDSAGEDEGTALQRRFSSEGLDWGSIEPSERAVHVWRWLVDGEANLRAARHINDKLRRQHEEERTPLPQELQQYAHHLQSEYEERVRGLEEEVRALKEDLEALLAGTQAVSTMXGGEGLHDVAQTSLGEQIAYMLVERKKLMEELALAHSSRPGTEREKDLTSQLIKACTELEVLRHKHRETEAQLEEMHDRVQLLERASRQLEADNETLVFKLSEALAEIEDNEGQLRRLSKNPHFRRGESPRTSLRSLESAPPSMRSLPEAPPPPLHRRESSRSSGRRRRLQQTQTSKEICTTFRHPSITSQHYSCRSGSRRSSVCGSGSPSRPPSLPDPHAKATALQENKKLQEEVEQVRRSLLEVGDKCEAAVVKYELYKIKSKGKIHALRSDYQSELQAVRRRVTQLEAEVALKGDQLRAEDALRRQLEEDLGKTRAERQEMASRVRESERAAQEQVREVKLLQERVNLLKEENDRLGERLQDLTLAAIVG comes from the exons GGTGAGGATGAAGGGACAGCACTGCAGAGGAGGTTCAGCAGCGAGGGGCTTGACTGGGGCAGCATAGAACCTTCCGAGAGAGCAGTGCACGTGTGGCGCTGGTTGGTTGACGGAGAGGCCAATTTGAGGGCAGCAAGACACATCAATGATAAGCTGAGACGACaacacgaggaggagagaacg CCCCTTCCACAGGAGCTGCAGCAGTACGCCCATCACCTGCAGTCTGAGTACGAGGAGCGAGTGAgaggcctggaggaggaggtacgcGCCCTGAAAGAGGACCTGGAGGCTCTGCTGGCCGGCACGCAGGCTGTGTCTACCA TTGGAGGGGAGGGACTTCATGATGTGGCGCAGACGTCTCTTGGGGAGCAG ATTGCGTACATGctggtggagaggaagaagcTGATGGAGGAGCTGGCCCTGGCACACAGCAGTCGCCCGGGCACTGAGAGGGAGAAGGACCTCACGTCCCAGCTCATTAAG GCCTGCACGGAACTGGAGGTGCTGCGCCACAAGCACCGGGAGACCGAGGCACAGCTGGAGGAGATGCATGATCGTGTGCAGCTGCTGGAACGCGCCTCAAGACAGCTGGAGGCCGACAATGAAACGCTGGTTTTCAAG CTGTCCGAGGCCCTGGCTGAGATAGAGGACAATGAGGGACAGTTGCGACGTCTCAGTAAGA ATCCTCACTTCCGGCGGGGTGAGTCACCACGTACCAGCCTCCGCAGCTTAGAGTCCGCCCCACCAAGCATGAGGAGTCTGCCAGAGGCCCCACCGCCCCCTCTTCACCGCAGGGAGTCGTCACGCAGCAGtggcaggagaaggaggct ACAACAGACACAGACCAGTAAGGAGATTTGCACAACCTTCAGACATCCCAGCATTACTTCCCAGCATTATTCCTGCAGGAGTGGCAGCAGAAGgagcagtgtgtgtggcagcggCTCCCCCAGCAGGCCCCCATCCCTGCCAGACCCACACGCCAAGGCCACAGCGCTGCAGGAGAACAAGAAACTGCAG gaggaggtggagcaggtgCGACGGTCCCTGCTGGAGGTCGGGGACAAGTGTGAGGCTGCGGTCGTCAAGTATGAACTCTACAAGATCAAGAGCAAGGGAAAGATTCACGCACTCAG GTCAGACTACCAGAGTGAGCTGCAGGCAGTGCGACGGAGAGTGACCCAGCTGGAGGCCGAGGTGGCTCTCAAAGGGGACCAGCTGAGGGCCGAGGACGCACTACGCAGACAGCTGGAGGAGGACCTGGGGAAGACACGGGCTGAGAGGCAGGAGATGGCCAGCAG ggtcagagagagcgagagggcaGCGCAGGAGCAGGTACGCGAGGTGAAACTGTTGCAGGAGAGAGTGAACctactgaaggaggagaatgaccgGCTGGGGGAGCGCCTGCAGGACCTCACTTTGGCTGCAATCGTGGGCTGA